The following are encoded in a window of Patescibacteria group bacterium genomic DNA:
- a CDS encoding type II toxin-antitoxin system HicB family antitoxin → MINYTFRVIIEPDENGTYHGYVPCLRGCHTWGESIELTRKNLKDAIRAYISSLAADGEPIPREQGLELFETISETEIYSVKPSPRYV, encoded by the coding sequence ATGATAAATTACACATTTAGAGTTATAATTGAGCCTGATGAGAATGGTACCTATCACGGTTATGTGCCATGTCTTCGCGGTTGTCATACTTGGGGAGAATCAATTGAGCTGACCCGGAAAAATTTAAAGGATGCAATCAGAGCTTATATTTCCAGCTTGGCAGCTGATGGCGAACCAATTCCTAGGGAGCAAGGTTTAGAATTATTTGAAACTATTTCTGAAACAGAAATCTATTCTGTTAAACCTTCTCCCCGCTATGTCTAA